A window of Mucilaginibacter robiniae genomic DNA:
GGGTATGGGTATACCGGTCAAAGACCAGCCGCATATCTTTAACCGCTTTTACCGAGTGGAAGGTAAGCATACCTTGAAGATTAAAGGTTTTGGCATTGGCTTGTACATATGCAAAGAAATTATTGAGCGACACAAGGGACAGATTGGCGTTGAAAGTGTAGAAGGAAAGGGCAGTGCATTTTGGTTTCAAATACCAATCCATCCATAAGTTAAAAAACTTTATCAAACGCTTGTTGGGTGAGACATCCGCGGACGGTAGCAAGAATATGCCTATGCAAATTAATTGGAAGGGTACCTCGCACGTTTAACAGGGCCACAACACAGCATACCTGAAGAGAAGCCGGCCGGATGGACCAGCAACTTGAAGGGTCGATTCCGGAAAAGCTGAGCCGGCCGGCCCGGCCAAACAGGAAATGAATTTACCCGGAAGCGGTTTGACTTTCAAAGAAATTCCCTCAACACTACAGCCCCGGACCTGTATCGGTTGCGTTGAAAGCAGGATCTATCCTGTAAAGTTATCCGGTAAGAATTTCCACTGCACTCCCGGTATACACATCATACGTCGGCATGTACCGGATATAACCGAAGTCACACAGCTCCCGGATATATTTGTGATACGTCGTGATACTTTTAAAGCGGGCTTTGCGCATCAGCAGTTCCCTGGAAATCCGGACTTGCGGCGGACAGCCGCTTTGCTGCCAAAGATGCAGTATACCCAGATACAAACTGATGTGCCAGACGGTAATCCGGCGATCTGCGATGAGGACTGAACACAGGGACATCGTGACCGAACCAGCTGATGGGCGGTTATCCTGTTGTTTCATGGATCATCCTTTCGATATCTGCCCGGTTATAGAAGTAAATACCGTTCACCTTATGGGATTTCAGTTTGCCACTGATCCGCAGGTTCTGAACGGTAGCAGTGGAAACCTTCAGTATTTTCCGTACATCTGCACAGCGCAGCCATTCTTTCGTTTCCGTTTGGGATGGGGAAATTAAGGTTCGTATATCATTCAGCAGGGTTTGGCGGAAGACCTCCAGGTCTTCTTTGGTTATCATTTCGATCGTCATAAAATTTCTGTAAAGAAGTAAACAAGTGAGATTTAATGCTACGCAGACCAGCGCGGATGCGGTATTATAGACCATCCGGCTTTCTTGTTGGCGCTGGCTCTTAGCAGACCTCTGCATAATTCACGTTCATGGAACCGGTGTTCCCGACGCGGATGCCGCCTGACAAGAACTGAAAAGTTTTGTTCCGGCATAGCTGCCTTCCTTTGAAAATGCTCTTTAGCAACATGAACCCGGTTGCTCAATCCACCGGCAAGGCAGGATGCGGGTAAGCGTACAGCATAAACAGCGGAAGCGTCATAAAGAGATAGTAAAAAGAAAAGTCCCTAAGCGCTTGCCGCCGGGACTTTTCAACCTAAACCTTATCACAATTCAGGCAGACGGAGCTGCCTGTGAGCACGCAATATAGAAATTTTCTTTGAATCAGCGCTGATGCCGGAACCGCATATACTCGCGGAACTGGTACTCATCCAGGCGCCGCTTCATCTCTGCCCGTTTCAGGCGGACATTCAACCGCCACAGGAAAATGGCCCAGATACCAAAGGCGATGCCATAGCAAGGCCACGGATCGGTTTTACTGCCCAAGGCGCCCCAGAAGGCGAAAGTAGAGATCAAACAGGTGAAAATCAGGTGAACAAAGGTTTTCATTTCAGCTTCTTGTGAAGGTTCTAAAATACTAAAAAAATTAGTGTTACACAGTCATTAGCATCAATTTATTTCAATAATGCGGTTTAATGCGCGGGCTCGCTGTACCCGTTCTCTCAGCTCCTCCACCAGGTCCGCCGCGGGAATACCGGTCAGCGTGAGCACCGGATTCTCCGGATCCGCACTTTTCAGGGTCAGGTTCATCAGCCCGAACACCTGCATGAGAACCGGCCGGGTCTGAATGTAGTCCTTCACCCGGAAGAGTTCCAGGTAATCCGTTCTTTTGACAAGTACGCCTCTGCTGATCTGTAAGGAACCTTCTGTAATTACGTACCGAAAACTCCGGATATACCGCAGCCGGTATACGGCAGCCAGCATGAACGCCAGGCTGCACCAGATGAACACTGGTGATAAGGTCCAGGCCAGCACGAGAAAAAGCAGGGACAAACCGATCGGTAAGGCAGACCGCCATAGCGCATAACTAAGGGCGGGTCTGAGGGTAATCAATTTTGGAGGAGTCATCTTGTAACTGGGTTAAATAGGTGGTGTGCAGGGCAGGTTTGCTGGTACGGATGCCGAGGCGCAGGTCAAAAGCTTTTTCAAAATGGTGCAGACTGCAACAGTTTTCATCAAAGTAAACGGTACGGCCCTCATAGCTGACGGCTGTTTTCTCTTTTTGCCAGCACAGGGAGATTGTTTTACCCTTGAGCAAACACGCTGCCTTGATGTCTGTCAGGTTTCCAAGCATGCTATGGTCAAACACCAGCGTAAACTTCCGGCGCCGGAACGAGCTGCGCAGCCATGACAACTGCGCGGGTGTGGGCAGATTGCCGAGCGATACCAAAGTCAAAGCTGCCGGATCGGCGTACCTGGACCGGTGAATCGCATACCAAGCAATCGCCTGCATAGCGGAGTTCGTGATGACCACTTCCTGAGCATACCGGTTGCCGGCCAGCCACAGGCCGTCGGTCGTCGGCACATAGTGGTAGCCTTCTTCATAAACTTCACTTACCCCGCCGTAGTCAAAGCAAAGACTTTCTGCATGGAAAAACGCCTCAGCCTCCGGGGAGATACCCAGCTTTGCCAGCAAGGGATTCATCAACGTGAACTGCCGTTACGGGTATTGGAACGTGGCGTCTGCTCCGGAAACCGGCGCACCTGATCCTCCAGGTCTGCAACGGCATTCCGGTAGCCAGCGCTGAGGCGCTCCGCTTCCTTTTCGTCCCGGGGCTTATTGAACAACGCATTCAGCCCTTTGTAAAGCATGTAAGACAACCCGCCGTCAATCAGAATTGAAGCTACCAGTGCAATTTTGTTGGAACGGATGCCGTGCAGATCGGCCGCGGTATAGGCAAAGCGGGTCTGGTCCGCCAGTTCCACTTCCTGCCCTTTCCGGTAGCGTTCCTTCTGTGCGGGCGTCAGAAACTCATTGTTGACCATGTCCGGTACCAGAATCTTCTCTGTATCCGAAACGATGAACTCCCGCGTATCCGCATCAAACTCGACCAGGCGTTCCGTTTTATTACCTTTATCGTCAACCGTGGTTTTCAGCAGGTTGGCAACTTCGCCCTTCTGCAGCTGTTCGGATTCAAAATCGTCCAGGAAATTCGGCGTGGCGGCCTTGCGGTACACCGGGTGGATCAGCAGATCCACTTTGCCGTCTTTCCCTTCCGTCAGTGAAATTTTGGCGTTCAGGGATTTGATTTTAATGTTTTCCGCTTCCAGGTTGTGCAGCTCCAAAAGGGCCGTTCGTCTGCCGGAAAGCAAGGCCTTCAGGTCATCCACATTTAGCAGTAGTTGACCACCGGCGGCCAGGCCGATGGTTTCCAGGTCCCGCATGGGGAGTTGCTTCTCGTTATAACTTATCAGGTTCATCTTATCGGGTCATTTTATAGGTTTGTTCCAACTCAGGTTCTTCAGCCATCACGCGGTCATCACCGCGCGGGTTGGTTTTGGCTTCCAAGAGCGACTTGAAGAGCCCGTCGCTGGACTTGATGGTTCGCTTGGTGCCTTCGGTATCTTCCACCTTGACACTCTTGTTTTTATAAACTTCCAGAACTTTATAGGCGGTGTCCAGATAAGCAATCTCGTCACCTATGTTGAATCCGGCGGGCTTGGTAGCCGCTTGTTTCTGGCTGCGCTCACGGCCTGTGCCCAGGAGCAGGCCGGTAATCCGCTGGGCGTCCCGGGCAGCTTTCGCGATCTCAAATGGTTCGTCTTTCAGGATTTTGGCAAAGGCGCCCATATAGGTTTTGTGCTGACCAAAGTCATGGCCCAGTTTCAGCTGCCCGCCGATCAGGATAGCGGCAATCGCGGTCCGCAGTTCCTCCCGGGCATATTCCATGGAGCCCAGCCTGCCTTCCATCGGCCGGTTCAGACGACTCTCGTGGCCCGACCAGTGCGCCAGCTGATGGATAGCTGCCTGGTAGTACTTCGTCTCGTTCTCGAAGGCACTTTTCTCGGGCAGGAATATGGCGTCGCGCTTCTGATCGTAATACGCCTCCTGACCACCCTCTATGATATTGGCGCCGCTGGCTTCGATCAGTTTTGCGGCTTTTTCCACCGGCGTCAGGGTCTCTGCAGCGTCCAGCTTACTAAGGTATGTTTCCAGCGGTTCGATGTTATTCATCTGGCTACCGTTAAACAGGAAGCTTTTGGTGGGCTGGGGCTTGTCAAAGGTGACTGTGCGGGTCTGCGTAACCCCTTCCTCATTTTTGATGGGCTTATCATCCGGCGTGCGCATCTTCTGAATTTCGGTTTTCTTGGAAAATTCGATCATCGTTGCTGAAGCATCCTTTTTCACCGGTGTTCCGGCAAAACGGGCGGCATCGAAGGACAACCAGCGCGGATCGTCGTGTCGCTGCATACCCAGGATCAGCGCGTTCATGGCGCTATATCCTTTGCCGGTGACTGGGTTTACCGGCGTCACGAAAGCCGGACGCCCGTTTTCCTTCACGGGCTGCTGGAACAGGGATGTTCCCTCTTTGATCTCCTGCACCAGCTTTTCTGCAAGCTGCACAGGAAGTGCTTTGAAATTTTTAGCCATAGTGTTGAATTTTGATTAAAATGGATCTGCTTCAGCGAAGCAGCAGTCTGAGAAATTGAAGAGGATTGATAAAGCGGTTCCGGTAGCGCACGGCAAAGTGCAGGTGTTCACCCGTAACCCGGCCGGTAGCGCCAGTAATGCCGATCGGCTGCCCTGCAGTTACCGAGTCTGCTTTCAAGACAAAAGCCTGGCTTAGGTGCCCGTAGATGGTTTCCACTGCACCATGCTGCAGCGCCACGTAGCATCCGAGCCTTGTGTCAAAGGACGCGTCCCGAACAGCGCCATCGAGTACTGCAAAAACCGTATCATGCCGCGCGTGTAGGTCGACACCCTGGTGAAACTGTACCCGTCCTGTTAAGGGATGCCACCGGTAGCCGTAGGACGAATTGATGTGCAGGTGCCGCAGCGGCAGGCACACCAGCAGGGCGAGCAAACAGCATTTCACCGGCTGTACGCTTTGCTGACTTCCACTTCCCTCGCCGGCATGGCCGCTACCAGGGCTTTGTCCCAGATTGCCGGATGTTCCGCCGCCATCTGCAAAGCATTCACCAGGGCGGTAGAGGTGCCTTTTTCCTGCAACAACATCACCTTGTAAAGCGCCTTGAAGTCGTCAAGCTTCATGGAAGTCCCTGAGTTATTCAGCTCCTGCAGGATGTCAACCTTGTGCTTGAGCAGCATCAGGTCCTGGCTGCTGTAGTTGGCTTCTTTGCCACCCAGCATGGTGACATAGATTTCGTCCGCATCGCGGGCATAAGTAACGACGCCGACCTTGCCCTGCTGGCGCACCGGGTCGTCGTGAAAATCGGGACGCACCAGTACCAGCGACCCGTTCAGGTTTTCAAAGTTTTTCATGATTGGTTTCAATTAAAGGTTAGCGGCCGACCCTGCAGCCCCGGTATTCGCCGAGTGCCTCTTCCAGGCTCAGGGTGGCCAGGGGTTGCAGGTGTTCGTGCTGCTGCACGAGTTCGAAAGCCGTTCGGAACTGCCTGGCTGAACCATAGCGCTGGAGCAGCACCAGGGTATGCAGGTCATTTAAAACACCGGGCGACAGCGTTGTGGCCCGGTTCTCCATCAGCTCATACAGCTTTTCGGGTGGCTGCAGCACCTGTAAAGCACCGGCGCTGTAATGCGCCCGCATTTTATCGTCAAACCGGACGAGGTAATCATACTGGCCGCGGTCAGCTTCCGTGATTACACCAATCTGTCCCGTTCGCCCCGCAGGGTCATCCCAGAGCAGCGGATGCACCATCACCGTCAGCCCCGTCAGTTCGTCTGGATTCATGATGGATGGGATTAGTTGTTTTTAAAAGATCCTTTGGGCGGTACAGGTGATTCGGCCGGCTTAAAGCGCGCAACCAGCACCTGCACCTCCTGGCTGATGCGGTGAAAGTTTTCACGGAGCTTTTCATCCTGCTTGCCCCCGAAATCATAAAACTCCGGCAGTTGCCGGTAGCCCTTCGCTTCCCGCTTGAGGGCTTCCATATCCAGGTTGATGCGGCAGTTCACCGCTGAGGTTTTGAACTCGCCGGTATAGTGTTCATTAGCATCGGTGGCAATGACGCCGACCATTTCGCCGCTGCCCAGAGAAGCAATTTTTCCGGCTGGAATCAGGACCTCCAGTTTCTCGTTCAGCGAGGTCGAGGTCTTGTTGCGGTCAATGGATAATCCTTCACCAATCTGCTTGGATTTGCCCAAGAGCCGTTCCAGCCATTCCAGCGTTTCCTTGTTGCGCACCGCACCGGAAAGCACCGTGCCAACGACCGAGGTAATGGTCGCCGCCGTATCCTTGCCGTACTGCTGGTTAAACTGCGGCAGTTCCTGCAGGCCCATCAGGACGGCTACTTTGTTCGAGCGGGCAGTCGCGATCAGGTTCTCTATCTTGTGCACAAACAGTGTAGGCACCTCATCCACGATGAGGGCGGATGGCAGGTTGCCTTTGGAGTTGATCAGCTTAACCAGCCGGTTAATGATGATGGAGTAGCAGGCCGAGTTGATGTTCTGCGTGTTTGGGTCATTGGCGAGCACCAGCATGCCGGGGCTGTCTTTCGCGGATATCTTCAGGTTGAAATCATCGCCGGAAAAGACCCAAAAAGTCTCTTTCGTGGCCAGCCGGCTGATAAAGATCTTGAGCGTACCGACCTGACCTTCGAGTTGGTCAAAAGCTTTGGCGTTATAAGCCGTCATAAACGGAGACAGCAGCGACTTGAGCTCCGGCTCGGACATGAGCGCGTTGAAGATATCCTCGTAGCTGCGGTTCAGCAGGGCCAGCACGTGCGGCAGGCTGGAATACCTGCCGCCCTCATGCTTGCTGAGAAAGTAGACGCAGGAAGCCAGGAAGTTAATAGCCGATTGTGTAAAGAACTGGTCACTGCCGCCGGAACGGTCACCTTTCTTTAAGGCTTCCACCAATGCTTCGGCCGTTTCTGCCGCATCCGCCAGCGTCCGGATATAGTCCGCCCGCCAGGGATTGATGCGCCGGCTGCGGGCCACGTTGTCCAGGTTGATGACATGGAAGGCAAAGTTTTTGAGCTTTCCCTGCTGCTTGGCGAGCAGGTAGTGGTAGTAAGCGATTTCCCCCAGGTCCGGAAACTTGAAGTCGTACAGACAGACCGCAAATTCTTTGGCAATGAGTTGCCGGATGAATGGATTGACAATCGAAAAGCTCTTGCCCGAACCAGGCGTACCGATCACCATCGTACCCCGGAATACATTGCAGATATTGATCCAGCCTTTCCGGACGCGCTTTTCATGATAGAACAGCATCGGGATATTGACCGAATGCTGCGTTTCCACTTTCTGCTGCGGCTGCAGAAAGCTTTCCGCATCCGAGTTCCATTTATCCTTGCCTAAGCCCGAACGGATGATCTTGGAGATATTATCCATGGCAAAGCTGATGAGCAGTGCGCCCAGCAACGAACACAACAGGTAAACCAGGTTATACAGCGAGGTAAAAGCGAACACCTGCGGTGAAGCCCGTCCGAAATAAATCAGGCTGCCGAAAAACAACAGCAGCCCTAAAGCCAGCGGGTAAAGGATATCCTGCGCCGGTTCCAGGTCCGTTTTTTTCTTCGAGATGGTTCCGACGCTGACCAGGCAAATGAGTCCAAACGTGGCCAGTTTGCTGTAAAGCAGTTCATGGTACACCGGCAGGCGGCCCAGCCTAGTGATGACGGAAACAAAAAAGCCCCAGAACGGGGCTGTCGGGTAAATGAATACGGCGGCTTCCAGCAGGATGGACACGTAAATGCCGCATTGCAGGAAACCGTGCAGCTTTTGCTGCTCGCGCGTTTCTTCCATGATAAATTTTATTAGAATTAACGTTTTAAGGGGGAACGGACAGTGATCTCCGGCGCTTCCTCTTCGGTGATTTCAGGTTCCGTAGCTGGTTGCTGTTCCTGCTGCTCCCGTTCGCGGATCGTGCGGGTGATCTCTTCTTCCAGTACGGTGAGGCTGACTTTGAGTTCGCGGAGCTCGGTTTCCTTGTCAAAAGGCTTAAGCGTCAGTTGCCGTACCTGCGGTATTTTCTCCTCCAGTTCCGTCAGTTCCTGACGATATTTTTCTACAATGCTGCCGACCCGGTCAATGCTGTTTAGAAAATAACGGGCCGCCAGCTTCGGGTTGTCCACGTTAGGGGCGCCGTCATTCTGCAAATAACGGATGCCGGTATCGCGGCTCTCCGCGTATAGGCGCCGGATCTTCTCGTTACCCTCATCCAGGTAATTGACCCTCAAACTGACATACAGATCGAAGCCGTACAGTTCACCAATCCGCTGTTCATTACCGTTACCTTTCGGCTCCCATTTGTGGTACAACCGGATCAATTGCTTGCCGATAGCAACGGCATCAGCGTCAGGAAAATCAAATAACCTGACCGGGTTCCGTTTCACGCCCTCCTCGTCGTAACGTAACACCTTCCGGTAAGTATTTTCGTCCGCCCTGGCCAGCTCCAGCCTTTCCGAGGTACTGACTTTCCTGCTTTCCAGATCTTCCAGCAGATAGCGGCTGCGGGCCACTTCCTTGAAATGGGCAGATTTGTAACTTTCCAGTTCCGCGATCTTCTTCTCCAAACGGGTTTTCTCCAGCAGGGACGTATCACCGGACAGGATGGCGATGTACTCAGAGAAGTTCATTCCGCTTTGCTCGTCCATCGCACCTTCATCCAGGGTGCGGACGACCAATTGGTCGCTTTTCATCTGGCTGATGAAGGTCTGCTTGTTCTTGAGCAGGTTGAACTTGTAATTATCCAGTGATTGCTCCACCGCATAAATAAAGTTCCTGACTCTGTTCTCATAATGCGCTTTGGCCAGCCAGTTGCCCTGCCGGGCACCGCGGCCGTTTCGCTGCTCCAGTTCTGACGGCTTCCACGGAATGTCCAGGTGATGCATGGCGACAATGCGCTTCTGCACGTTCAGTCCCGTACCTGCTTTTTCGGTGCTGCCCAGCAGGATGCGGATACGCCCGTCATTCATCAGGGAGAACAGTTCCTTCTTCTTCCGGTCGGTCCAGTCATGGATAAAGGTGATCTCAGCGGCAGGCACGCCAAAGTCCTCCACGAGTTTCTGCCGCAAGGCATCGTAGACGTTGAACCCGTCCGGCCGCGGTGTGCCTATATCACTGAAGACAATCTGGGTGCCGCGGTGCCGCGTGCTCTGGTGGTAAATTTCCGCAACCTGCCGGGCGCAGACGCTGACCTTGCTCTGCGGATGATCATCAAAGGCGTGTTCATTGACCAGGCGCATATCTACTGCCATTTTCTTGGCATAATTGGTCGCGATAAGCATCCGGCCTTTGTCTTCTTCCGGTGTTAGCGGTCTACGCCCGAGCAGCGTGGCATCGCCTGATTTGGCGAACTGCATCAACTTTTTGATAAAGACCTGCTGATCCGGCGTGGGTTTGATGTTCACCAGGACCTCATCCAGCTCCGGCTTGTCCAGCTGAATATGCTTTGCGTTTTTGTAGTCCGTGATCTGGTTATAAAAGATCGCCAGCTCCGGCACCTTGATGAAATGACGGAAGCGCTCCTTGGCCCGGATCTCATTGGTAACGGAGAATTCGAAGTCCACCGTCTTCCGGGCGTACACCGCCGCCCAGGCATCAAAGTTCGAGATGGCCTGCCGTTCCATTTCATTCGGCCGGAGATACTTGAAGATCAGGTACATTTCCGTCAGGCTGTTGGAGATCGGCGTGCCGGACAGAAAGGTCGCATTCAGATCGGAACCGTTTCTTTCCTGCAGGGTGCGGATCGCAAAGAGCATATTCAGCGCTTTCTGGCTGCCCTGCATGTTTCCCAGGCCTGCTACCCGGTTATGGCGCGTCGTGAAGGTCAGGTTCTTGAACTTGTGCGACTCATCAATAAAGAGATGATCCACACTCATTTCCTGAAAATGAATCCCCCGATCCTTACGGGTGTCGATCGCACGCAGTACTTCCGAAAGCTTGTTTTCGAGATTGGATTTCCGTATCTCCAGACCCTTCAGCATCTTGCGGCTGATCTCCCCGCCGAGGTCCCGCAGGGTTTCCAGGTCCCGCTCCACATTATCCAGTTCCGCTTCAAAAATTTGCTGCTGGATTTCCGGCGACTGCGGAATCTTACCGAACTGATCATGCGTCAGAATGACACAATCCCAGTTGTTGTTTTTGATCTCGTGGAACAGGCGCTGCCGTTTGGCCGGCTCAAAATCGTTTTCACCCGGCGCGAGCACCCGTGCCTTCGGGTAGGCTTTGCGGAACGTCTCGGTGATCTGCGCAACGTTGGCCTTTAGGGCCAGGATCATCGGCTTATGAATCAGTCCCACCCGCTTCATTTCAGCTGCGGCCACAATCATGGTGAGCGTTTTGCCCAGACCTACCTCATGGTCGATCAGGGCGCCCCGGTTCTGAATCACCCGCCAAGCGGCGTCTTTTTGGGAATTATATAAGCCGCTAATACCAAGAGCCTTGAAATCCAGTCCCGGAAATTTCAGGTGACTACCGTCAAACTGACGCAGCACATAACAGTTAAAGGTCTCGTTGTAGATCGTTTCCAATAGCAGCTTGTCTTCCGGCGACTGCTCCTGCAGCCAGGCATTGTACTTTTCCCGGATCGATTCAATCTTCCGGTGCGCATTCTGGATGGCTTCGGTGTCCGGCATCCGTGCGGTTCTGCCGTCCCGTTCCACCGGATAGGTAATATAAGGACTCGTATTCTCCAGGGCATGTTCCAGTAGCGTGTGTGCGGTCATCCGGTCGCTGACTCTGGGAACCACGGCATATTCTTCGTTGGTAATCGTGTTACCCCGGCCGTAACTGACCTTAAAAGCATCGACAGACGGAAAATAGCCAACTGTCGTCTCGGTTTGAAACAGATCCGTGGCGAAGCGCTCGTAGAAGCTCACCGGTACCCAGCGTTCCCCCAGATTGAAGTCCAGCAGCTCAAATGGTATTTTCTCGGGCTGTACCCGACGTATGGCTGCCAGGCTCCGCGCGATCTGGAGGTTACCGGGTTCTTCCACGGAGATACGCTCTGCGGTTTTCAGTTTATCCACCACATTACCGGACAGGTAATTGTCGGTAGTCTCCCAGGCTCCGGATGCTGGATTTAGTAAAATTTGCTTTTCCAAACCACTCACTACCTGCTCCGTACTCAAGCCTGTATAGGAGGCAATAATTTCCAGATCAACGCGACCGATATCATTCAGGCAGATCGCCAGGGCTTCCCCCGGATCTTCCGTCTGAACGGTTGCACGCTGCGCGAAAACCGGCCCGTGAAAGATATCGGACTTCACAAACCGATCAGCTTCCCGCACCTCCAAGGAGGACAGCATTTTAAAGCCGAAGGCGGGATCCTGTAAAAGCCGCGCAGCGTTTTGATTTTTGTTCAGCTCACCGTATTTCACCACAAAGGCCTCGTAACTTTCGTTCAGGGCCTTTCTGAGTTCGGGAACCGGCATGAGCTGCTGCGATTCGCGGTCTGCCAGTTCCAGGTAGGTATCACGCAGCCGGACATAATCGCGGTAGAAACTGCTATCCGGCGGCGGGTCAAGCGGTTTGAAAACCGCCGCGGTTCCCTCGATTTTGCCCAGCAGACCTACCTGGTTCTCCCAAACCACAAGCGTGTCCTTCTCATAATAATGCGGCAGGTTCGTCATCTTCTTCGGGCGGTCAGCACCGATAGGAAACTGGCCGGCCAGTGTAGGATCGCCTTCATACCTGAAGTCATGGGCAAAGCGGCGCAGGGAAGCCGTGATCGCCTGCAAATGCTGACCGACGGAATGGCCCGTAAGCCAATGCGGAGGCGGGTTAACCTCAGCTACGTTGGAATATAGCCGGTACAAATACCGGTTGTTGACCTTCGCCTTAGCAGTAATCAGTAGAAGACTGTCATGAGCCGGTTTATCGGTGGTGCGCAGCACGCTGACGAGCCGCGCAGTTTCTGCGGTGACCGTTGCACGGTCCAGCTCGTCCAGGTACGCGCCCGCTACATTCGTTTGGGGTGCCTGATCAAACAGACCCAGCTGACCCAAAGATGCCTGTTCTTTGACCTCCGGCATGGGCAGAAAAGTCAATCGTTGCTCCGGCGAAGTTCCGGTGAAGGAAATGTTCTGCCACTTCCGGCGATCGATCCGCTGTAAGTCTGCGCTGAGCAAGGCCTCCAGCTGCTGTCCGATCTCCTCCATTTCGCCGGATTGCCAGAGCACGCCGGCTGCCTGCCCGTAAGCGTTCGTCCTTTCCCGGAACGCATTGCCCAGCCAGCGTTCAGGCTGAGAAGCGAGGTAGCTGTTCACGGAGTATTCGCCGTGCGGGTTGCGCCGGGAGACGGTGTTGATCAGCGCGAGTTCCTCCGGCGTGAGCGTATCTTTATAATTGTTTTTCTGCACCGTCAGCAGGTGCGTACCCACTTCCACGTTGGCCGTCTCCAGCATCAGGTTGGCCGGTAATGCCGCCACGCTGATAAAGTCCGCCGAGGTAAACAGGAACTTCCGGGCGGTTTCGTTGGCCGGGCTGTTGAGGAAAGCATCCGTTACCAGGTAGGTCAGCAGGCCGCCATCGTGCAGCTTGTCCAGCCCTTTGGCAAAAAAGTAGTTGTGAATTTTGGAACTGATCCCTGCGCTGCGGTAGGCCGGGTCATAAACAGAGAAGTTGCCGAACGGAATATTGCTGATCACCAGGTCAGAGCGTTCCCGTTCCGAAGGCGATGTTTCTTCGAGTC
This region includes:
- a CDS encoding helicase-related protein, with the protein product MAFNTEKKLADNIAALEAALNFTEGLSDAGQAIEKLLQYAGFGGIKAILYGNGDLASWQQMNASAADQKLHPQMMALHQLLSGKLPERDYKQAIDSLKNSVLTSYYTPKFLPRAIYGAMADVGIQPRRLYEPSAGAGAFILPALRIFPELQHFDAVEKDVLTGRILSAIFKCAEIPGRVQIRGLEETSPSERERSDLVISNIPFGNFSVYDPAYRSAGISSKIHNYFFAKGLDKLHDGGLLTYLVTDAFLNSPANETARKFLFTSADFISVAALPANLMLETANVEVGTHLLTVQKNNYKDTLTPEELALINTVSRRNPHGEYSVNSYLASQPERWLGNAFRERTNAYGQAAGVLWQSGEMEEIGQQLEALLSADLQRIDRRKWQNISFTGTSPEQRLTFLPMPEVKEQASLGQLGLFDQAPQTNVAGAYLDELDRATVTAETARLVSVLRTTDKPAHDSLLLITAKAKVNNRYLYRLYSNVAEVNPPPHWLTGHSVGQHLQAITASLRRFAHDFRYEGDPTLAGQFPIGADRPKKMTNLPHYYEKDTLVVWENQVGLLGKIEGTAAVFKPLDPPPDSSFYRDYVRLRDTYLELADRESQQLMPVPELRKALNESYEAFVVKYGELNKNQNAARLLQDPAFGFKMLSSLEVREADRFVKSDIFHGPVFAQRATVQTEDPGEALAICLNDIGRVDLEIIASYTGLSTEQVVSGLEKQILLNPASGAWETTDNYLSGNVVDKLKTAERISVEEPGNLQIARSLAAIRRVQPEKIPFELLDFNLGERWVPVSFYERFATDLFQTETTVGYFPSVDAFKVSYGRGNTITNEEYAVVPRVSDRMTAHTLLEHALENTSPYITYPVERDGRTARMPDTEAIQNAHRKIESIREKYNAWLQEQSPEDKLLLETIYNETFNCYVLRQFDGSHLKFPGLDFKALGISGLYNSQKDAAWRVIQNRGALIDHEVGLGKTLTMIVAAAEMKRVGLIHKPMILALKANVAQITETFRKAYPKARVLAPGENDFEPAKRQRLFHEIKNNNWDCVILTHDQFGKIPQSPEIQQQIFEAELDNVERDLETLRDLGGEISRKMLKGLEIRKSNLENKLSEVLRAIDTRKDRGIHFQEMSVDHLFIDESHKFKNLTFTTRHNRVAGLGNMQGSQKALNMLFAIRTLQERNGSDLNATFLSGTPISNSLTEMYLIFKYLRPNEMERQAISNFDAWAAVYARKTVDFEFSVTNEIRAKERFRHFIKVPELAIFYNQITDYKNAKHIQLDKPELDEVLVNIKPTPDQQVFIKKLMQFAKSGDATLLGRRPLTPEEDKGRMLIATNYAKKMAVDMRLVNEHAFDDHPQSKVSVCARQVAEIYHQSTRHRGTQIVFSDIGTPRPDGFNVYDALRQKLVEDFGVPAAEITFIHDWTDRKKKELFSLMNDGRIRILLGSTEKAGTGLNVQKRIVAMHHLDIPWKPSELEQRNGRGARQGNWLAKAHYENRVRNFIYAVEQSLDNYKFNLLKNKQTFISQMKSDQLVVRTLDEGAMDEQSGMNFSEYIAILSGDTSLLEKTRLEKKIAELESYKSAHFKEVARSRYLLEDLESRKVSTSERLELARADENTYRKVLRYDEEGVKRNPVRLFDFPDADAVAIGKQLIRLYHKWEPKGNGNEQRIGELYGFDLYVSLRVNYLDEGNEKIRRLYAESRDTGIRYLQNDGAPNVDNPKLAARYFLNSIDRVGSIVEKYRQELTELEEKIPQVRQLTLKPFDKETELRELKVSLTVLEEEITRTIREREQQEQQPATEPEITEEEAPEITVRSPLKR